Proteins from one Hydrogenophaga sp. SL48 genomic window:
- a CDS encoding phytanoyl-CoA dioxygenase family protein, which produces MARQLALTAETVQAYARDGAVVLRGVLNADELRTLEAGIEHNLAHLSPLALVASEPDDPGRFVEDFCTWQTNPAYQRILQDSALPHLAAQLMQSRTVRLYHDHLLVKEAGTRQPTPWHQDQPYYNVGGMQNVSFWIPVDPVPLASTLRFVAGSHGGTWYMPRTFRDQQAKWFPEGTLAELPPIDAEPGAYRQLAWALEPGDCVAFHMLSLHASSGTGPGARRRVFSARYLGDDATHARRRWRTSPPFPGLESVLPDGAPMEHPLFPTVWPIA; this is translated from the coding sequence ATGGCCCGCCAGCTCGCGCTGACCGCCGAGACCGTCCAGGCTTACGCCCGCGACGGGGCGGTCGTGCTTCGGGGCGTGCTCAATGCCGATGAATTGCGCACGCTGGAAGCAGGCATCGAGCACAACCTGGCGCACCTGAGCCCGCTGGCGCTGGTGGCCAGCGAGCCCGACGACCCGGGACGCTTCGTTGAAGACTTCTGCACCTGGCAGACCAACCCGGCCTACCAGCGCATCCTGCAAGACTCGGCCTTGCCCCACCTGGCGGCTCAGCTGATGCAGAGCCGGACCGTGCGTCTGTACCACGACCACCTGCTGGTCAAGGAAGCCGGCACGCGCCAGCCCACGCCCTGGCACCAGGACCAGCCGTACTACAACGTCGGCGGGATGCAGAACGTGAGTTTCTGGATTCCCGTGGACCCCGTGCCGCTGGCCAGCACGCTGCGCTTCGTGGCCGGCTCGCACGGCGGTACCTGGTACATGCCACGCACCTTCCGCGACCAGCAGGCCAAGTGGTTTCCCGAGGGCACGCTGGCCGAGTTGCCCCCCATCGATGCCGAGCCCGGTGCCTACCGGCAACTGGCCTGGGCGCTCGAACCCGGCGATTGCGTGGCCTTTCACATGCTGAGCCTGCACGCCAGCAGCGGCACCGGGCCCGGCGCACGGCGCCGCGTGTTCTCCGCCCGCTACCTGGGTGACGACGCCACGCACGCGCGCCGCCGCTGGCGCACCTCGCCGCCGTTTCCGGGCCTGGAGTCGGTCCTGCCCGACGGCGCGCCGATGGAACACCCGCTGTTTCCCACCGTCTGGCCCATCGCCTGA
- the purL gene encoding phosphoribosylformylglycinamidine synthase, whose translation MTLLLRFFEGGNAVSDFKVQQLLPRLQAVSDKINGLSARFVHLASFDAEPDAATLERVGELMTYGEPATEAHLALEKAGAPALLVMPRLGTVSPWASKATDIAHNCGLTLHRVERLVEFRIGLKSGLLGKASLSADQLRAVADVLHDRMTEAVTTERSQAEALFTELHPEPMAHVDVLTGGPDMGRKALEKANVEWGLALADDEIDYLVNAFNGLKRNPTDVELMMFAQANSEHCRHKIFNAQFTIDGVAQDKSLFGMIRHTHQTSPQHTIVAYSDNASIMEGHQLERFVARAGTDASPAYEAEAATHHILMKVETHNHPTAISPFPGAATGAGGEIRDEGATGRGSKPKAGLTGFTVSKLWGGLSDQPGGKPEHIASPLQIMTEGPLGGAAFNNEFGRPNLLGYFREYEQDVGGVQRGYHKPIMIAGGLGQIDATQTKKIDFPAGTLLIQLGGPGMKIGMGGGAASSMASGTNAASLDFDSVQRGNPEIERRAQEVINHCWAQGEKNPVLFIHDVGAGGLSNAFPELTNDAGRGARFDLRAVPLEESGLAPKEIWCNESQERYVLAIAPESLPQFKAFCERERCPFSVVGVATEERHLSLVDEDNESPVDMPMDVLLGKPPKMHRDVKTVQRSFQPMNLTGVSLEKAVIAVLSHPTVASKRFLITIGDRTVGGLSHRDQMVGPWQVPVADCAVTLADYAGFAGEAMSMGERTPLASINAAASGRMAVAEAITNVLAAPIELSRVKLSANWMAACGEPGEDADLYATVKAVGMELCPALDISVPVGKDSLSMRTQWDADGRKQKVTSPVSLIVTAFATLADVRGTLTPQLDATTDDTTLVLIDLGKGQNRMGGSVLGLTLGQPGDDVPDLDDPKDLINLVNAVNALRAQGQILAYHDRSDGGLLAAAAEMAFAGHVGVSLNVDMLVTEGDGITDSRMDTGDAKNWASQVSARREELTLKALFSEELGVVLQVKTAERNAVMQTLREHGLSKHSHFVGKTRPLSSTIDVGKGQLQVWRDTKAVFSASLFDLHQVWDSVSWKINQQRDNPACADSEHAAAGQPDDPGMHVSLSFDPADNVAAPFLNLSRPKVAILREQGVNSHVEMAYAFTQAGFEAYDVHMTDLQTGRAKLADFKGVVACGGFSYGDTLGAGIGWARSITFNPLLSEQFQGFFARQDTFGLGVCNGCQMFAELADIIPGAEAWPRFTTNQSERFEARLSMVEVLESPSLFLQGMAGSRLPIAVAHGEGFANFKHRGNPAKAIAAMRFVDNAGAATEQYPFNPNGSPAGLTAVTTADGRFTAMMPHPERVFRNIQMSWTSGDLNAHSPWMRLWRNARTFVG comes from the coding sequence GTGACCCTGCTCCTGCGCTTCTTCGAAGGCGGCAACGCCGTCAGCGACTTCAAAGTCCAGCAACTCCTGCCCCGCCTGCAAGCGGTTTCCGACAAGATCAACGGCCTCTCGGCCCGTTTCGTGCACCTGGCGTCATTCGATGCCGAGCCCGACGCCGCCACGCTGGAGCGCGTGGGCGAGCTCATGACCTACGGCGAGCCCGCCACCGAGGCACACCTGGCCCTTGAGAAGGCCGGCGCGCCCGCGTTGCTGGTGATGCCGCGCCTGGGCACCGTGTCGCCCTGGGCGTCCAAGGCCACGGACATCGCGCACAACTGCGGTCTGACGCTGCACCGCGTGGAACGCCTGGTCGAGTTCCGCATCGGGCTCAAGTCGGGCCTGCTGGGCAAAGCCAGCCTGAGCGCCGATCAGTTGCGCGCCGTGGCCGACGTGCTGCACGACCGCATGACCGAGGCCGTGACCACCGAGCGCAGTCAGGCCGAAGCCCTGTTCACCGAACTGCACCCCGAGCCGATGGCGCACGTGGACGTGCTGACCGGTGGCCCTGACATGGGCAGGAAAGCGCTGGAGAAAGCCAACGTCGAATGGGGCCTGGCCCTGGCCGATGACGAAATCGATTACCTGGTCAACGCGTTCAATGGCCTGAAACGCAACCCGACGGACGTCGAGCTGATGATGTTCGCGCAGGCCAACAGCGAGCACTGCCGCCACAAGATCTTCAACGCGCAGTTCACCATCGACGGCGTGGCGCAGGACAAGAGCCTGTTCGGCATGATCCGCCACACGCACCAGACCTCGCCGCAGCACACCATCGTCGCGTACTCCGACAACGCGTCGATCATGGAAGGCCACCAGCTGGAGCGCTTCGTGGCGCGGGCCGGTACCGACGCGTCGCCCGCCTACGAAGCCGAGGCCGCCACCCACCACATCCTGATGAAGGTGGAAACCCACAACCACCCGACCGCGATTTCCCCGTTCCCCGGCGCGGCCACCGGCGCGGGTGGCGAGATCCGCGACGAGGGCGCCACCGGCCGTGGCTCCAAGCCCAAGGCCGGCCTGACCGGCTTCACGGTGTCCAAACTCTGGGGTGGCCTGAGCGACCAGCCGGGCGGCAAGCCCGAGCACATCGCCAGCCCGCTGCAGATCATGACCGAGGGCCCGCTGGGCGGCGCCGCGTTCAACAACGAGTTCGGCCGTCCGAACCTGCTGGGCTACTTCCGCGAATACGAGCAGGACGTGGGCGGTGTGCAGCGCGGTTACCACAAGCCCATCATGATCGCCGGTGGCCTGGGCCAGATCGACGCCACGCAGACCAAGAAGATCGATTTCCCGGCCGGCACGCTGCTGATCCAGCTCGGCGGCCCGGGCATGAAGATCGGCATGGGCGGCGGCGCCGCCAGCTCCATGGCCAGTGGCACCAACGCCGCTTCGCTGGACTTCGATTCCGTGCAGCGCGGCAACCCCGAGATCGAACGCCGTGCGCAGGAGGTCATCAACCACTGCTGGGCCCAGGGCGAGAAGAACCCCGTGCTGTTCATCCACGACGTGGGCGCGGGCGGCCTCTCCAACGCCTTCCCCGAGCTGACCAACGACGCCGGCCGGGGCGCGCGCTTTGATCTGCGCGCCGTGCCGCTGGAAGAGAGCGGTCTGGCGCCCAAGGAAATCTGGTGCAACGAGAGCCAGGAACGCTACGTGCTGGCCATCGCGCCCGAGTCGCTCCCACAGTTCAAGGCCTTCTGCGAGCGCGAGCGCTGCCCGTTCTCGGTCGTCGGTGTGGCGACGGAAGAGCGGCATCTCTCCTTGGTTGATGAGGACAATGAGTCACCTGTCGATATGCCGATGGATGTTCTCTTGGGCAAGCCACCCAAGATGCACCGAGACGTCAAGACGGTGCAGCGCAGCTTCCAGCCGATGAACCTGACCGGGGTCTCGCTGGAAAAAGCCGTCATCGCCGTGCTGAGCCACCCGACCGTGGCCTCCAAGCGCTTCCTGATCACCATCGGCGACCGCACCGTGGGTGGTCTCTCCCACCGTGACCAGATGGTTGGCCCCTGGCAGGTGCCGGTGGCCGACTGTGCCGTGACCCTGGCCGACTACGCCGGTTTCGCGGGCGAGGCCATGAGCATGGGCGAGCGCACGCCGCTGGCGTCCATCAACGCCGCCGCGTCGGGTCGCATGGCGGTGGCCGAAGCCATCACCAACGTGCTGGCCGCGCCCATCGAGCTCTCGCGCGTCAAGCTGTCGGCCAACTGGATGGCCGCCTGCGGCGAGCCCGGTGAAGACGCCGACCTCTACGCGACGGTGAAAGCGGTCGGCATGGAGCTGTGTCCCGCCCTCGACATTTCGGTGCCGGTGGGCAAGGACAGCCTGTCCATGCGCACGCAGTGGGACGCGGATGGACGGAAGCAGAAGGTGACCTCACCGGTGAGCCTGATCGTCACCGCCTTCGCCACGCTGGCCGACGTGCGCGGCACACTCACGCCACAGCTGGACGCGACCACCGACGACACCACGCTGGTGCTGATCGACCTCGGCAAGGGCCAGAACCGCATGGGCGGCAGCGTGCTGGGCCTGACCCTGGGTCAGCCGGGCGACGACGTGCCCGATCTCGACGACCCGAAGGACCTGATCAATCTGGTCAACGCGGTCAACGCGCTGCGCGCGCAGGGTCAGATCCTGGCCTACCACGACCGTTCCGATGGCGGCCTGCTGGCCGCGGCGGCCGAGATGGCCTTCGCCGGCCATGTGGGCGTGTCGCTCAACGTGGACATGTTGGTCACCGAAGGCGACGGCATCACCGACAGCCGCATGGACACGGGCGACGCCAAGAACTGGGCCAGCCAGGTCAGCGCCCGCCGCGAGGAACTCACGCTCAAGGCCCTGTTCAGCGAAGAGCTGGGCGTGGTGCTGCAGGTGAAAACCGCCGAGCGCAACGCGGTCATGCAGACCCTGCGCGAGCACGGCCTCTCCAAGCACAGCCACTTCGTCGGCAAGACCCGTCCGCTGTCGTCCACCATCGACGTGGGCAAGGGCCAGCTGCAGGTCTGGCGCGACACCAAGGCCGTGTTCAGCGCTTCCTTGTTCGATCTGCACCAGGTCTGGGACAGCGTGAGCTGGAAGATCAACCAGCAGCGCGACAACCCGGCCTGCGCCGACAGCGAACACGCCGCCGCAGGGCAGCCCGACGATCCGGGCATGCACGTGTCGCTGAGCTTCGACCCCGCCGACAACGTGGCCGCGCCGTTCCTGAACCTGTCGCGTCCCAAGGTCGCGATCCTGCGCGAGCAGGGCGTGAACTCGCACGTGGAGATGGCCTACGCCTTCACCCAGGCCGGCTTCGAGGCCTACGACGTGCACATGACCGACTTGCAGACCGGTCGCGCGAAGCTGGCCGATTTCAAAGGCGTGGTGGCCTGCGGCGGCTTCAGCTACGGCGACACGCTGGGCGCCGGCATCGGCTGGGCGCGCAGCATCACCTTCAACCCGCTGCTGTCCGAGCAGTTCCAGGGCTTCTTTGCGCGCCAGGACACCTTTGGCCTGGGCGTGTGCAACGGCTGCCAGATGTTTGCCGAGCTGGCCGACATCATCCCCGGCGCCGAGGCCTGGCCGCGCTTCACCACCAACCAGAGCGAGCGCTTCGAGGCGCGCCTGAGCATGGTGGAAGTGCTGGAGTCGCCCAGCCTGTTCCTGCAGGGCATGGCCGGCAGCCGTCTGCCGATCGCCGTGGCGCACGGTGAAGGCTTTGCCAACTTCAAGCACCGGGGCAACCCGGCCAAGGCCATCGCCGCCATGCGCTTCGTGGACAACGCGGGCGCCGCCACCGAGCAGTACCCGTTCAACCCCAACGGCAGCCCGGCCGGCCTCACGGCGGTGACCACGGCCGACGGCCGCTTCACGGCCATGATGCCGCACCCCGAGCGCGTCTTCCGCAACATCCAGATGAGCTGGACCAGCGGCGACCTCAACGCCCACAGCCCGTGGATGCGCCTCTGGCGCAACGCCAGGACGTTCGTCGGCTGA